Proteins co-encoded in one Parascardovia denticolens DSM 10105 = JCM 12538 genomic window:
- a CDS encoding type 1 glutamine amidotransferase has product MNEAKNEPAGQTPPKQVDIVCLYPQDMNIYGDLGNLKVIETRVRLYGYQPMVHMYNVGDPWPERADLLVGGGGQDHGQISVGEDLEKIAPMLRGLADAGVPILVICGLYQLLGHDFETVEEEKISGIGLLDVHTVGQKVRMIGNLTEHTQEFGDVIGYENHSGQTFLGPGSQAWGRVDADGTGNNGQDHTEGARYKNVIGTYLHGSLLPKNPAVADFLIKTAITNRYGKFEDASTPSQKKELAMLNRLAARARKSAMARPR; this is encoded by the coding sequence GTGAACGAAGCGAAGAACGAGCCTGCGGGACAGACGCCCCCCAAGCAGGTGGACATCGTTTGTCTTTATCCCCAGGATATGAACATCTACGGGGACTTGGGCAACCTCAAGGTCATCGAGACCCGGGTCCGGCTCTATGGTTACCAGCCGATGGTCCACATGTACAACGTAGGCGACCCCTGGCCGGAGCGGGCGGATCTCCTGGTCGGCGGGGGAGGGCAAGACCATGGGCAGATTTCCGTGGGCGAGGACTTGGAGAAGATCGCCCCGATGCTGCGTGGTCTGGCGGACGCCGGCGTGCCCATCCTGGTCATTTGCGGCCTCTACCAGCTGCTGGGCCATGATTTCGAGACCGTGGAGGAGGAGAAGATCTCCGGCATCGGCCTCCTGGACGTCCATACCGTCGGGCAGAAAGTCCGGATGATCGGCAACCTGACCGAGCATACCCAGGAATTCGGCGATGTGATCGGCTACGAGAACCATTCGGGCCAGACCTTCCTCGGGCCAGGATCCCAGGCATGGGGCCGGGTGGATGCCGATGGTACCGGTAACAACGGGCAGGACCACACCGAAGGCGCCCGTTACAAGAACGTGATCGGCACCTACCTGCACGGTTCACTCCTGCCCAAGAATCCGGCCGTCGCCGATTTCCTGATCAAGACCGCCATAACGAATCGGTATGGGAAATTCGAGGATGCGAGCACTCCCAGTCAGAAGAAGGAGCTGGCCATGCTCAATCGTCTAGCCG